The proteins below come from a single Mytilus edulis chromosome 5, xbMytEdul2.2, whole genome shotgun sequence genomic window:
- the LOC139524582 gene encoding phospholipid scramblase 2-like, translating to MNAVTTQPSDEKQLPQLPPITELPPGLKELQNITEIKIHQHLDSTEVFCCWQRPARYSLYDGTKEEEHFLYAQEVSECYVRQCLGANRGFVMKLSNADQQEVLRLQRPLRCPCGVCWWWCCCIQELNIESPPGTHIATISEDRSFCCCPGYYITSEDDRILFRISFSCFLCKLCASVSIQITERGEPVAEITKNCSGNCKDFCGTENEYTIKFLKDLHIQDKIIILGSSFLIDYNFFERQQRTCC from the exons ATGAATGCTGTAACCACACAGCCAAGTGATGAAAAACAACTTCCTCAACTTCCTCCAATAACAGAACTTCCTCCTGGTCTGAAGGAACTACAGAATATAACTGAGATCAAAATACATCAGCATCTTGATTCAACAGAAG TATTCTGTTGTTGGCAGAGACCAGCCAGATACAGTCTTTATGATGGAACCAAAGAAGAAGAACATTTTTTATATGCACAAGAAG TTTCAGAATGCTATGTAAGACAGTGTCTTGGTGCAAACAGAGGCTTTGTTATGAAACTAAGTAATGCAGATCAACAGGAAGTACTTCGACTTCAGCGCCCTCTACGTTGTCCATGTGGTGTATGTTGGTGGTGGTGTTGTTGTATACAGGAATTAAATATAGAAAGTCCTCCAGGGACACATATTGCTACAATAAGTGAAGA tCGAAGTTTTTGTTGCTGTCCAGGTTATTATATAACTAGTGAGGATGACAGAATCTTATTCAGAATTAGTTTCAGTTGTTTTCTATGCAAACTATGTGCTAGTGTATCCATACAG ATAACAGAGAGAGGGGAACCAGTAGCAGAAATAACAAAGAACTGTTCAGGAAACTGTAAAGATTTCTGTGGGACAGAAAACGAATACACCATAAAAT ttctAAAAGATCTGCACATCCAggataaaattataattttaggCAGTAGTTTCCTAATAGACTATAATTTCTTTGAGAGACAACAAAGAACTTGTTGCTGa